One stretch of Qipengyuania gelatinilytica DNA includes these proteins:
- a CDS encoding TIGR01244 family sulfur transferase produces the protein MTDFRKITENLLASPQIEPADVAAAKAEGVTLIINNRPDGEAPDQPTGAVIRKAALDAGIDYKAIPVSSAGFSLPQVDAMAEALAGTTGKTLAFCRTGTRSTLLWALAQAKNGGDPETIAMQAECGGYNVAPVRPTMDMLAGKSSD, from the coding sequence ATGACCGACTTCAGGAAGATTACCGAGAACCTGCTCGCTTCGCCCCAGATCGAGCCTGCCGACGTTGCGGCGGCCAAGGCCGAGGGCGTGACCCTCATCATCAACAACCGCCCCGACGGCGAAGCGCCCGACCAGCCGACTGGCGCCGTGATTCGCAAGGCGGCACTAGATGCCGGGATTGATTACAAGGCCATCCCAGTCAGTTCGGCGGGATTTTCCTTGCCGCAGGTCGACGCGATGGCCGAAGCGCTGGCCGGCACGACAGGCAAGACGCTCGCCTTCTGCAGGACGGGGACGCGCTCGACACTGCTCTGGGCCCTTGCGCAGGCAAAGAACGGTGGCGACCCCGAGACTATCGCGATGCAGGCCGAGTGCGGCGGCTACAATGTGGCGCCGGTCCGCCCGACCATGGACATGCTCGCCGGCAAGTCATCCGACTGA
- a CDS encoding TerC family protein produces MDLIALFSDPAAWLALLTLIALEIVLGVDNLIFIAILSNKLPEHQQQRARRIGLALALIMRIGMLMLIGWLVTLQAPLFDLGITGEPGPYGEPTFETAFSGRDLILLIGGLFLLWKATKEIHHSMEPEDNSGDLLDKTPGPADAVKATFGAVIAQIVAIDLVFSVDSILTAVGMTDEIPIMVIAVVITVGIMMIAADPLAKFIEKNPTLVMLALAFLVMIGLVLIADGFGFHVPKGYIYAAMGFSVGVEILNIIQRKRRVPETSAQEG; encoded by the coding sequence ATGGACCTTATCGCACTGTTCAGCGACCCGGCAGCATGGCTGGCGCTCCTCACCCTGATCGCACTCGAAATCGTCCTCGGTGTCGACAACCTTATTTTCATCGCGATCCTGTCGAACAAGCTGCCCGAGCACCAGCAGCAGCGGGCACGGCGGATTGGCCTCGCGCTGGCGCTGATCATGCGTATCGGCATGCTGATGCTGATCGGCTGGCTGGTCACCTTGCAGGCCCCGCTCTTCGATCTGGGCATCACGGGCGAGCCGGGACCTTATGGCGAGCCGACGTTCGAAACAGCCTTCTCAGGCCGGGACCTGATCCTCCTGATAGGCGGGCTGTTCCTGCTCTGGAAGGCGACCAAGGAAATCCACCACTCGATGGAACCGGAGGACAATTCCGGTGACCTGCTCGACAAGACCCCGGGCCCGGCGGACGCGGTGAAGGCAACCTTCGGGGCGGTCATCGCGCAGATCGTGGCGATCGACCTGGTCTTCTCGGTCGATTCGATCCTGACCGCTGTCGGCATGACCGACGAGATCCCGATCATGGTCATCGCGGTGGTCATCACCGTTGGCATCATGATGATCGCCGCGGATCCCTTGGCGAAGTTCATCGAGAAGAACCCGACGCTGGTGATGCTGGCGCTGGCCTTCCTCGTCATGATCGGACTTGTCCTGATCGCCGACGGCTTCGGCTTCCACGTTCCCAAGGGATATATCTATGCCGCGATGGGTTTCTCCGTCGGCGTGGAAATTCTCAACATCATCCAACGCAAGCGCCGCGTTCCCGAAACCAGCGCACAAGAGGGCTGA
- a CDS encoding cold-shock protein, producing MGYDRGRRRGRDKRDNIGEDSYDPFGGPPGGFDQGGGYGGGDRGGFGGGDRGGYGGGGGDRGGYGGGNRGGGGFGGGNRGGGGGGGFGGGPRGGGGGGGGGNRMPAQVVGTGKGTVKFFNSQKGFGFIQQETGGEDIFVHISAVERAGLEGLAEGQELEFNLVDRGGKVSAQDLQVVGDVIPVEAKSEAPRRELTGEKATGTVKFFNSMKGFGFLTRDDGQPDAFVHISAVERSGLSAINEGERYEFDLEVDRRGKYSAVNLSPAE from the coding sequence ATGGGTTACGACAGAGGGCGGCGCCGCGGACGGGACAAGCGGGACAATATCGGCGAAGATAGCTACGATCCGTTTGGTGGTCCTCCCGGTGGTTTCGACCAGGGCGGCGGTTATGGCGGCGGAGACCGTGGTGGTTTCGGCGGCGGTGATCGCGGCGGCTATGGTGGCGGCGGTGGTGACCGAGGCGGCTACGGCGGCGGTAATCGCGGCGGTGGCGGCTTTGGTGGCGGCAACCGCGGCGGCGGTGGTGGTGGCGGCTTCGGCGGCGGCCCGCGCGGCGGCGGTGGCGGTGGCGGCGGTGGCAACCGCATGCCCGCACAGGTCGTCGGCACCGGCAAGGGTACCGTGAAGTTCTTCAACTCGCAGAAGGGTTTCGGCTTCATCCAGCAGGAAACCGGCGGCGAAGACATCTTCGTCCACATCAGCGCAGTCGAGCGTGCCGGCCTTGAAGGCCTCGCCGAAGGCCAGGAACTCGAGTTCAACCTCGTCGATCGCGGCGGCAAGGTTTCCGCCCAGGACCTGCAGGTCGTTGGCGACGTGATCCCGGTCGAAGCGAAGAGCGAAGCGCCCCGTCGTGAACTGACCGGCGAAAAGGCAACCGGAACGGTCAAGTTCTTCAACTCGATGAAGGGCTTCGGCTTCCTGACGCGCGACGATGGCCAGCCGGACGCATTCGTGCACATCAGCGCAGTCGAGCGCTCGGGCCTGTCCGCCATCAACGAAGGCGAACGCTACGAGTTCGATCTCGAAGTCGACCGACGCGGCAAATATTCCGCGGTCAACCTGTCCCCCGCCGAATAA
- a CDS encoding aspartate aminotransferase family protein — protein MSISPLMPVYPRCGVRPVKGDHCHLIDEDGTRYLDFASGIAVNLLGHSHEGLIGAIQKQAATLMHVSNLYGSPQGEALAQRLVDKTFGDTVFFTNSGAEAVECAIKTARAYHQHEDGDSNRTELITFTNAFHGRTMATISASNQEKMHKGFYPMLAGFQYAEFDNLESAKALVSDKTAGFLVEPIQGEGGIRPASDEFIHGLKALCDEHDLMLVFDEVQCGVARTGKLYAYEHYGVEPDIMATAKGIGGGFPFGACLATEKAARGMGFGTHGSTYGGNPLAMAAGMAVMDAVANDEFLAEVTEKGERLRSRLEQFIGNYPELFDFVRGKGLMLGLRMKVESRPFFVHLRDNHQLLTVAAGDQTLRVLPPLVADDAEFDEFFDKLSAGAASFDPAAS, from the coding sequence ATGTCGATCAGCCCGCTGATGCCCGTCTATCCCCGCTGCGGCGTGCGCCCCGTGAAGGGCGACCACTGCCACCTGATCGACGAAGACGGCACGCGCTATCTCGACTTTGCCAGCGGCATCGCGGTCAACCTGCTCGGCCACAGCCACGAAGGGCTGATCGGCGCGATCCAGAAGCAGGCCGCGACGCTGATGCATGTCTCGAACCTCTATGGCAGCCCGCAGGGTGAAGCGCTTGCGCAGCGCCTGGTCGACAAGACCTTCGGCGACACGGTCTTCTTCACCAATTCGGGCGCCGAGGCGGTCGAATGCGCGATCAAGACCGCGCGCGCCTATCACCAGCATGAAGATGGCGATTCGAACCGCACCGAGCTGATCACCTTCACCAACGCGTTCCACGGCCGCACGATGGCGACCATCAGCGCCTCGAACCAGGAGAAGATGCACAAGGGTTTCTACCCTATGCTTGCCGGGTTCCAGTATGCCGAGTTCGACAATCTCGAGAGTGCCAAGGCCCTTGTCAGTGACAAGACTGCCGGATTCCTGGTGGAGCCGATCCAGGGCGAGGGCGGCATCCGTCCGGCCTCGGACGAATTCATCCATGGCCTCAAGGCGCTGTGCGACGAGCACGACCTCATGCTGGTGTTCGACGAAGTGCAGTGCGGCGTGGCGCGTACGGGCAAGCTCTATGCCTACGAACATTATGGCGTGGAGCCTGACATCATGGCCACCGCAAAGGGTATCGGCGGCGGCTTCCCCTTCGGTGCCTGCCTCGCCACCGAAAAGGCGGCGCGCGGCATGGGCTTCGGTACGCATGGCTCGACCTACGGCGGTAACCCGCTCGCCATGGCGGCCGGCATGGCGGTGATGGATGCGGTGGCGAATGACGAGTTCCTCGCCGAAGTGACCGAGAAGGGCGAGCGCCTGCGCAGCCGTCTCGAACAGTTCATCGGCAATTATCCCGAGCTGTTCGATTTCGTCCGCGGCAAGGGCCTCATGCTGGGCCTGCGCATGAAGGTCGAAAGCCGGCCCTTCTTCGTGCACCTGCGCGACAATCACCAATTGCTCACGGTCGCTGCGGGCGACCAGACGCTGCGCGTGCTTCCGCCGCTCGTTGCCGATGATGCGGAATTCGACGAATTCTTCGACAAGCTTTCCGCCGGCGCGGCAAGCTTCGACCCGGCGGCAAGCTGA
- the argF gene encoding ornithine carbamoyltransferase: MAGGDALDLAPVVRSFLDLSDAGGDAIAAMLADAQDRKTARAGWPKGKADADAPLAGHVLGMIFEKNSTRTRVSFDIGMRQLGGTSLILDSGTSQLGRGESIADTARVLSRMVDAIMIRTDDHAKAEELARHAHVPVINGLTDRSHPCQIVADLLTMVEHGKALPGLEVAWLGDGNNVLHSILEAAGLFKFNVRIGVPKGYEPESEFVEMARKGGANVTLTHDAAEAARGADIIVTDTWVSMGQDHAHNKLAAMAPFQVGSKLMAEAKPDAKFMHCLPAHVGDEVTEEVFEGSQSIVFDEAENRIHAQKSILLWCFGKLGA, translated from the coding sequence ATGGCGGGCGGCGATGCGCTCGACCTGGCCCCGGTGGTGAGGAGCTTCCTCGACCTATCGGATGCGGGCGGGGATGCGATCGCCGCCATGCTCGCCGACGCGCAGGACCGCAAGACTGCACGCGCTGGCTGGCCGAAAGGCAAGGCGGATGCGGATGCGCCGCTTGCGGGGCATGTCCTCGGCATGATTTTCGAAAAGAATTCGACCCGCACGCGGGTGAGTTTCGATATCGGCATGCGCCAGCTTGGCGGCACCTCGCTGATCCTCGATTCGGGTACCAGCCAGCTCGGCCGCGGTGAAAGCATTGCCGATACCGCGCGGGTGCTCAGCCGGATGGTCGATGCGATCATGATCCGGACCGACGATCACGCAAAGGCCGAAGAACTTGCGCGTCATGCGCATGTCCCGGTCATCAACGGACTGACGGATCGTTCGCATCCGTGCCAGATCGTCGCCGACCTGCTCACCATGGTCGAGCATGGCAAGGCATTGCCCGGCCTCGAAGTGGCATGGCTCGGCGACGGCAATAACGTCTTGCACTCGATCCTCGAGGCGGCGGGTCTCTTCAAGTTCAACGTCCGGATCGGCGTTCCGAAAGGCTACGAGCCCGAAAGCGAATTCGTCGAGATGGCCCGCAAGGGCGGTGCGAATGTCACGCTGACGCATGACGCTGCAGAAGCTGCGCGAGGTGCCGATATCATCGTGACCGACACATGGGTTTCGATGGGCCAGGACCACGCGCATAACAAGCTTGCGGCGATGGCTCCCTTCCAGGTCGGCAGCAAGCTGATGGCCGAGGCCAAGCCCGATGCAAAATTCATGCATTGTCTTCCGGCGCATGTCGGCGACGAGGTTACCGAAGAAGTCTTCGAAGGCTCGCAATCCATCGTATTCGACGAGGCGGAAAACCGCATCCACGCGCAGAAATCGATCCTGCTCTGGTGCTTCGGCAAACTCGGCGCCTGA
- a CDS encoding Hsp33 family molecular chaperone HslO, whose amino-acid sequence MTENPHTDTETYSGHTLSFTIPSRDTRGRIVRLDSTLDEILSAHDYPAPITHLLAEALVLTTLMGSLLKDDGSQVTMQAQTEAGAINLLACDYRSGELRGYVDFDNERLVELGANPSLFALFGKGYLAITFDIAKGKGRYQGIVPLEGETLAEACETYFFQSEQVPTLIRTAVRSSSKGCLAAGMLIQHLPDGEEGRERLHARLDHPEWEHIAVLGGSIKHEELLDSDLSMEAIVWRLFHEEEEVRIAAGTEISRGCRCSIEHYQTVLAKFPEADRAEMRDENGIILVDCAFCSRKFPVEA is encoded by the coding sequence ATGACTGAAAACCCGCACACCGATACCGAGACCTATTCCGGTCACACGCTGAGCTTCACCATTCCTTCGCGCGATACGCGGGGCCGCATCGTGCGCCTCGATTCGACGCTCGACGAGATCCTGTCCGCGCATGACTACCCGGCGCCGATCACTCACCTCCTGGCCGAGGCTCTCGTTCTGACCACCTTGATGGGTTCGCTGCTCAAGGATGACGGCTCGCAGGTGACAATGCAGGCGCAAACCGAGGCCGGGGCCATCAACCTGCTCGCTTGCGATTATCGCAGCGGCGAACTGCGCGGCTATGTCGATTTCGACAATGAAAGGCTGGTCGAGCTGGGCGCGAACCCCTCGCTCTTCGCACTGTTCGGCAAGGGTTATCTCGCGATTACCTTCGATATCGCGAAGGGGAAGGGTCGCTACCAGGGCATCGTGCCGCTCGAGGGCGAGACTCTGGCCGAGGCGTGCGAAACCTATTTCTTCCAGTCGGAGCAGGTCCCGACCCTGATTCGCACGGCCGTGCGCTCGAGCAGCAAGGGGTGTCTTGCTGCCGGAATGCTGATCCAGCACCTTCCCGATGGCGAGGAGGGGCGCGAACGGCTCCATGCCCGTCTCGATCATCCCGAATGGGAGCATATTGCCGTGCTCGGTGGTTCGATCAAGCATGAGGAGCTGCTCGACAGCGACCTCTCGATGGAGGCGATCGTATGGCGCCTGTTCCACGAAGAAGAGGAAGTGCGCATTGCGGCAGGAACCGAAATCTCGCGCGGTTGCCGCTGTTCGATCGAGCATTACCAGACGGTGCTGGCCAAGTTCCCGGAAGCCGATCGCGCCGAGATGCGCGACGAGAACGGGATCATTCTGGTCGATTGCGCATTCTGCTCTCGGAAATTCCCGGTCGAGGCGTAA
- the queC gene encoding 7-cyano-7-deazaguanine synthase QueC — protein sequence MNQTAENSSGTAVVLLSGGLDSMVTAAIARERGHAVHALTIDYGQRHVRELQSAKAIAAKLGVERHVELPLDLRRFGGSALTDDIDVPKHGVGNDIPVTYVPARNLVFLALTTAFAETSHSRDIFIGVNALDYSGYPDCRPEFIASFAETARLGTKQGVEGEPFIIHAPLQHMSKADIARECHRLGLDPAWSWSCYDPTPEGLACGACDSCRLRRKGFDEAGLVDTTVYAKDAPALME from the coding sequence ATGAACCAGACAGCCGAAAATTCGTCCGGAACCGCAGTTGTCCTGCTTTCAGGAGGGCTCGATTCCATGGTGACCGCCGCGATTGCTCGCGAACGGGGCCATGCGGTTCACGCGCTGACCATCGATTACGGCCAGCGTCATGTCCGCGAATTGCAGTCGGCAAAGGCAATCGCTGCCAAGCTTGGTGTCGAGCGGCATGTCGAATTGCCGCTGGACCTCAGGCGCTTCGGAGGATCTGCCCTGACCGATGATATCGACGTGCCGAAGCATGGTGTCGGCAACGATATTCCGGTCACCTATGTGCCTGCCCGCAACCTGGTCTTCCTCGCGCTGACCACTGCTTTTGCCGAAACATCGCATTCCCGCGATATCTTCATTGGCGTGAACGCACTGGATTATTCGGGCTACCCCGATTGCCGACCGGAATTCATCGCGAGCTTCGCGGAGACTGCGCGGCTTGGGACCAAACAAGGCGTCGAAGGCGAACCCTTCATCATCCACGCACCCCTCCAGCATATGAGCAAAGCCGACATTGCCCGCGAATGTCACCGGCTCGGGCTCGATCCCGCATGGAGCTGGTCCTGCTATGATCCGACACCCGAGGGGCTCGCTTGCGGGGCATGCGATTCATGCCGACTTCGCCGAAAGGGGTTTGACGAGGCGGGACTTGTCGATACGACGGTCTACGCAAAAGACGCGCCTGCCCTGATGGAGTAA
- a CDS encoding spinster family MFS transporter — protein MTQPTPAEANEVPAGEADTKVPAYSWYALGVLVIVYVLNFVDRNIISILAEDIKADLGLRDDQIGFLYGTAFGVFYALFGIPLGKLADSWHRVRLMTAGLAIWSAFTALSGFAKNFTTLSVARIGVGVGEATASPSAYSLISDWFPKKMRATALAIYSSGLYIGGGISLLIGGAIVENWNQSFPTDAPLGLAGWQAAFIIVGLPGLLLAMLVFTLREPLRGQSEGIITPAQKDPFRGFFKELIAVIPPFTLIGAAQAGGRGIALNLAGAAIIGGIAYLMADFTGNAQQWGAVGVGYYAIFSWASTLKRRDEPTFSLIWGTPAFLSTILGYGMVAFMSYAASFWAAPYAIRILEEAPSTAGWWIGGPGAVAGFLGVIIGGRMADYLRERMPTGRLFVVSFGLVAAAPFLYIMFTTLDPTTFYIAAFMQSLCGSSALGAAAATTQDLVLPRMRGTATATFFLATTLVGLALGPYMAGQVSTMTDSLSTGGLSLLIAVPIGLVMLFIAYRTVPTAEASLLERARAAGEDV, from the coding sequence TTGACCCAGCCGACGCCTGCCGAAGCAAACGAGGTTCCAGCAGGCGAGGCCGACACCAAGGTCCCCGCGTACAGCTGGTACGCCCTCGGGGTTCTGGTGATCGTTTATGTGCTGAACTTCGTCGATCGCAATATCATCTCGATCCTTGCAGAGGACATCAAGGCTGACCTCGGGCTGCGCGATGACCAGATCGGCTTTCTCTACGGCACGGCATTCGGCGTATTCTATGCACTTTTCGGCATCCCTCTCGGGAAACTGGCCGACAGCTGGCACCGCGTGAGGCTGATGACAGCCGGTCTGGCGATCTGGTCGGCGTTCACCGCGCTCTCCGGTTTTGCGAAAAACTTCACCACGCTCAGCGTGGCACGCATCGGCGTGGGTGTGGGTGAGGCAACCGCCAGCCCGAGCGCCTATTCGCTGATCTCCGACTGGTTTCCCAAGAAGATGCGCGCGACGGCGCTCGCGATCTATTCGTCGGGCCTCTACATCGGCGGCGGGATTTCGCTGCTGATCGGTGGCGCGATCGTCGAGAACTGGAACCAGTCGTTCCCGACGGATGCGCCGCTAGGCCTCGCCGGCTGGCAGGCCGCGTTCATTATCGTCGGTCTTCCCGGCCTGCTTCTCGCAATGCTGGTGTTCACCCTACGCGAACCGCTGCGTGGCCAGAGCGAAGGCATCATCACTCCCGCTCAAAAGGATCCCTTCCGCGGTTTCTTCAAGGAGCTGATTGCGGTCATCCCGCCTTTCACCCTGATTGGCGCCGCCCAAGCAGGTGGCCGCGGGATAGCTCTCAATCTCGCAGGCGCGGCAATCATCGGCGGGATAGCCTATCTGATGGCCGATTTCACCGGCAATGCGCAGCAGTGGGGCGCAGTCGGTGTCGGCTATTACGCGATCTTCTCGTGGGCATCGACCCTCAAGCGTCGCGACGAACCGACCTTCTCGCTCATCTGGGGAACGCCGGCTTTCCTGTCGACGATCCTGGGCTATGGCATGGTCGCTTTCATGTCCTATGCGGCGTCGTTCTGGGCGGCACCCTACGCCATTCGCATTCTGGAAGAGGCACCGTCGACTGCCGGCTGGTGGATCGGCGGACCAGGCGCCGTGGCTGGTTTCCTCGGTGTCATCATCGGCGGACGCATGGCCGACTACCTTCGTGAACGCATGCCGACCGGCCGCCTTTTTGTAGTATCCTTCGGCCTCGTGGCAGCGGCACCGTTCCTCTACATCATGTTCACGACGCTCGATCCCACGACCTTCTATATCGCAGCATTCATGCAATCGCTTTGCGGCAGCTCGGCGCTGGGTGCGGCTGCGGCTACCACGCAGGACCTGGTCCTTCCGCGGATGCGCGGGACTGCGACGGCGACGTTCTTCCTCGCCACGACGCTGGTCGGCCTTGCGCTCGGCCCATACATGGCAGGTCAGGTGTCGACGATGACGGATAGCCTCTCGACGGGCGGTCTCAGCTTGCTGATCGCGGTTCCGATCGGGCTGGTCATGCTCTTCATCGCTTACCGCACGGTTCCGACTGCCGAAGCGAGCCTGCTCGAGCGTGCTCGCGCGGCCGGCGAAGATGTCTGA
- a CDS encoding superoxide dismutase family protein, which translates to MMTRTPLTIALAFTATAALAACSTVGDLPSERVAEARLTFANGVPAGTAQLVSNGQTLTLAVLATGLEPGEHGFHLHTTGKCEAPGFTSAGGHLNPGGNEHGSLNPQGKHLGDLPNLVVGASRSASADVDLGADTAALREQLFDADGTAIVIHAGADDYLSDPAGDAGSRVACGVLTQTR; encoded by the coding sequence ATGATGACCCGCACGCCATTGACGATCGCACTCGCGTTCACCGCCACCGCAGCCCTTGCAGCCTGTTCGACCGTGGGCGATCTACCCAGTGAACGGGTCGCCGAGGCCCGGCTGACCTTCGCTAACGGAGTGCCTGCCGGAACCGCTCAGCTGGTTTCCAACGGGCAGACACTTACACTGGCTGTACTGGCTACCGGTCTCGAACCCGGCGAGCACGGCTTCCATCTCCACACGACAGGCAAGTGCGAAGCCCCTGGCTTCACAAGCGCTGGAGGTCACCTCAATCCTGGCGGGAACGAGCACGGCTCGCTCAACCCGCAAGGCAAGCATCTCGGAGACTTGCCCAACCTCGTCGTCGGTGCGTCGCGTAGTGCCAGCGCCGATGTCGATCTCGGCGCCGACACCGCAGCCCTGCGGGAACAGCTCTTCGATGCCGATGGCACCGCAATCGTGATCCACGCAGGGGCCGATGATTATCTCAGCGACCCCGCAGGCGATGCAGGCTCACGGGTGGCCTGCGGAGTGCTCACGCAAACCCGCTAG
- a CDS encoding OmpA family protein produces the protein MRKFVIGMAMASTALASPALAKEDAWYIGAEFGPMIVEDLDLDVDAGTDEIVVGTDTGYDVGGYVGYDFGAFRLEAEVSYRDADIEEALIGTSGIASGLGPNGRTPGGSYVADGGIDALSFMLNGLFDFGSDDGIQAYAGAGIGVARTNVEMAVNVNGPSIDDSSSDLAWQLLAGVRAPLTDNIDVGLRYRMFTAEDVALVDLGGRDLEGKLRTHSLMGTLSYNFGAAPPPPPPPPPPPPPPPPPPPPPPPPPPPPPPVCQQGPYIVFFNWDESNITPEAATILDNAVSAYANCGTASVMLAGHTDTSGSAQYNLGLAQRRNTSVRDYLTARGIPDGRISSEAFGESQLRVPTADGVRELQNRRVEVTYGPGSGM, from the coding sequence ATGCGGAAATTCGTCATAGGCATGGCGATGGCCTCTACGGCCCTTGCTTCGCCTGCCCTCGCCAAAGAGGATGCATGGTACATCGGCGCCGAATTCGGCCCGATGATCGTGGAAGACCTCGATCTTGATGTCGACGCCGGAACCGACGAAATCGTCGTTGGCACCGACACCGGTTACGATGTCGGCGGCTACGTCGGCTACGACTTCGGTGCTTTCCGTCTGGAAGCAGAAGTCAGCTATCGTGACGCGGACATCGAAGAAGCCCTTATCGGCACGAGCGGTATCGCCAGCGGCCTCGGCCCGAACGGCCGTACGCCCGGTGGTTCGTATGTCGCCGACGGTGGCATCGACGCCCTGAGCTTCATGCTCAACGGCCTGTTCGACTTCGGTTCGGACGACGGTATCCAGGCCTATGCAGGTGCTGGTATCGGTGTCGCTCGCACGAACGTCGAAATGGCAGTCAACGTCAACGGCCCGTCGATCGACGACTCGAGCAGCGACCTCGCATGGCAGCTTCTCGCTGGCGTTCGCGCTCCGCTGACCGACAACATCGATGTCGGCCTGCGCTATCGCATGTTCACGGCTGAAGACGTCGCACTCGTCGACCTCGGTGGTCGCGACCTGGAAGGCAAGCTCCGCACCCACTCGCTGATGGGCACGCTGAGCTACAACTTCGGCGCTGCGCCGCCGCCCCCGCCGCCCCCGCCGCCGCCGCCGCCGCCGCCGCCTCCGCCCCCGCCGCCTCCGCCGCCGCCGCCTCCGCCGCCGCCGCCGGTTTGCCAGCAGGGCCCGTACATCGTCTTCTTTAACTGGGACGAGTCGAACATCACGCCGGAAGCAGCGACGATCCTCGACAACGCGGTTTCGGCATACGCCAACTGCGGCACGGCTTCGGTCATGCTCGCTGGCCACACCGACACCTCGGGCTCGGCGCAGTACAACCTCGGCCTCGCCCAGCGTCGTAACACGTCGGTTCGCGACTACCTGACCGCCCGCGGCATCCCCGATGGCCGGATCAGCAGCGAAGCCTTCGGTGAAAGCCAGCTGCGCGTTCCGACCGCAGACGGCGTCCGTGAACTCCAGAACCGTCGTGTGGAAGTCACCTACGGTCCGGGTTCGGGCATGTAA
- a CDS encoding DUF2793 domain-containing protein: MTNIASYTSTTARHSLPLLFAGQAQKEFVVNEALARLDLLTQPNVVDERADPPTSVVAGDCYLIAANATGEWAGNDGALAGWDGTQWTMVAPKQGMLIRDTSQATWLIFSDGWQRLAAPAEPSGGSVVDVEARDALANLLSALKEFGLFS, from the coding sequence ATGACGAATATCGCGAGCTATACTTCCACAACCGCGCGCCATTCATTGCCCCTATTATTCGCCGGCCAGGCCCAGAAGGAGTTCGTCGTCAATGAAGCCTTGGCGCGCCTGGACCTGCTTACCCAGCCAAACGTCGTCGATGAGCGTGCCGATCCCCCGACGAGCGTCGTCGCTGGCGATTGCTACCTCATCGCGGCCAACGCCACCGGCGAATGGGCGGGCAATGACGGTGCGCTGGCCGGATGGGACGGAACCCAGTGGACTATGGTCGCTCCGAAGCAAGGAATGCTCATTCGAGATACATCGCAAGCGACCTGGCTCATATTCTCGGATGGGTGGCAGCGACTGGCCGCGCCTGCCGAGCCGTCGGGAGGGAGCGTCGTCGATGTCGAAGCACGCGACGCCCTGGCCAACCTATTGTCGGCACTGAAGGAATTCGGGTTATTTTCCTGA